Proteins encoded together in one Bombus vancouverensis nearcticus chromosome 14, iyBomVanc1_principal, whole genome shotgun sequence window:
- the Sptz gene encoding zinc finger FYVE-type containing 26 spastizin, with product MSRETRTMEINKYILSKLWYTSLIIYRRNNNKSFFSQCNNDIEDFVESKTLITNLIHSQNENQYQWISYILLHKFLNNIALDTKYVEKPQSYVQMIYALQLYKNLTIYLQQELLAFYKNSLEQRSSEDFEKIQNGYFILLKKNVCDNPFITCWILNELLLIYPKSSVNIIYNLQNFYFLLIKELMEFELSKQKSDNDNYFGCILCIISKMNIVEFNDPTLSKWLFPMMLKTKNIQDIEFALYSRTDHHFLKKWCTFLSEFYIHSKPNNNLNHVLKIQKILFHFPSASVPILNKNNLIERISNNKLHWIIDILDMCYILMINGRYNDVSLILSCTLLKAFWPVLLFKVLHEYSQEEIFLNNAKKDYDFICNSIEFLIPKCNFDVLCDPTLNELQNVLWKNVKILKYILNCRREDVKTNNIYHDEITETTDFQQKLSIQQIFNLLQHFDSLLVLKMTTDIYEQNYEKVKNLLKDVCESENVFIAYCSILSALKGVLLCNSYEAKQSIISKYFFDMDHYIKILFPLNLRIQVIENIFCLLFLRYEDFGHTQKNYDKSYINKSHEQLKFESKWMKQHLGGFICNKYAVRDILFHLENIISITETACTEESIEEKEQIQNNIASINAAITNAKWRFELYTTSEFTKNINMKYENRSYLSKFKPKSLLGGKLPSDCSKEKIFFYQEGNISDETETRSSNSSESELVHNTKWRKRSNSLVLTTDDITTKDIIHKPLFVNFMLATKESLIIRCLWKNDYAKAQDIIETCNMKNTQLTGEVQFSKALRTLRENVCKQANTLKNNGQSPENSQFSTLENIRLVTQEGIKSSRQTSQFETFLISQEMNLRLLSMEILTNNEILAICALDLALTMSQTYPISQNLCEIAVKYLKLCKTFDNTEYVYFFHKFCQLLYEKKDVVSVEDILCDARIALCIKECKEKENFWTDIMINHHEFKESQTDKDTINQILKDSNYLPGLKILSKIVTVACGSRKYMQNMCSHLQLLHSIIPTEHTVSTVSDLLKIPLHYYFGYQIFELKIEPQKLEAIAHDLQVNLSYSILTNTCPKLSYREDTSYTIISKENGCIVLNKASSKSDLNYKLQRPNQCVSEILTEMLQILHNLNVNQFRLDPDVCKTILNYSEIQTVLKKTSRLASLDLSELSVGNETLAFLLNTWNLMFLHTVLTIWGNRPPFNNLQHAISSMSVGYLIGDLGLVTIAALRSKLLNNIMLENTFFIQVEELNEPAWQDLDITHDPRVIFVMANEFLGSPRIQVYNSDSLDEDLTNAFHEYLNYYSCEKSTQSIEKQKIMLLPKIVEQYQTFISQNFKNDLQISNNSNKLFSINDYFKSFNEDIVIQYMPLSYSYNVILKYSNYSNSYNHKQINQYNTTWKNHNIRPSLLQYLEGQYWIVSYLLQRINNENPTILRNSCDNLKRTACLENLLTSYWTKELKLLFENNQTLAAISETISIQKLWSHFELMLKEDELDACLRLINALPTHIALSSELQCFRDKILSHIISKKKDTFNTVILQYLYQIKDIYILSQTVLYNVNKWHINICENALLHTVYHVDNYKLPIHCKLQLNEILHRVLIFHKMLPYCIIKSNEISYNIVYCTEKVDPLQIIKSLINADKFELCLEWMECQAFSLEIHPSITQDFLIGFLKNESQNFKQTLKFFQALPLDQSIKLCKIVLKKLESIDSLRFICNYLLQYCKATETIKYRRTLLGIDILSMLNVQERPLYIHLIKEPLLMLEQLLMNCKFESIQRILSRIQNKLNQTDIPRSSFDKIIRFYAQKSLDCRVSLQCDSIENKPKNVQHSASEIENIEFVMPIVVPTKEEWIPNDKAGKCSCCKSVIFSMFNRRHHCRRCGRVICATCSQHRMQVSGYPPSVLVRVCTDCKRQTALQMHTFQGTESTPSSEIFDYWRLTRDQKHNDTIREEFSFEYAPNISLCLAILNLHSEHQTYASFLLDCCDEMKRLLRPVNGGRVNPEVDHTVIIKMIRSLLVAAKVKCAKLGLNTGLAHCDRFLSQVDLIASLIQFDCLHLIPSDSLHDHTLRKLRDLLIKKEQWTLALDVSTKAGLECLDTQGVWATWGKACLKMGYFNQARDKFFHCLDKVQPENFDDWVILSYPEESEILSKNGTQKLINETNKNKEIKVDELSTKKIEFSKNRPLKDPPLLIEILQILDNLSIYKQYVQHPHQYKFNTSQEMLNNFGSFKIANQRQLDIKNTSVTVQNICYHESIYYLLTYGSYNSILEFFLKHEKYDKCLIFTLENNLEPDLFFNAIYLYCLRNGSIDKLHEAMMNKDSNLLIWKKYLIYICHSLEKRQYLNILYHLQLFMKDFIRAAMTCIRFYLNDVSDYSDLNAKINFLFDAQKHLESELQIEILSRKRKRSTSSMYSNQGILTMEMEPSEIDKHINSISRQMEITKFLANCEKEGRAPIHFLSMFPKKDSNNSSNLEIPTLFGDQQQKIDLAVLAILCGRNIEEGFGIAFRIIQDYNLPQQKVYSLTGHILGMKNNISAIEQLIKCCHTSGIANSYIISDYVLTHCVKLLLTHQHDETNSLLKNDIYNLIKLITDIELKINAYIECKQLKAAYLLAVKHSRAQDIRKILKESDRLGRNAIKAICIKWLQQEPKL from the exons ATGTCAAGAGAAACAAGGACAATGGagataaataaatacattttatcAAAATTATGGTATACGTCTCTTATTATTTACCGgagaaataataacaaatccTTTTTTTCACAATGTAACAATGATATTGAAGATTTTGTCGAGTCAAAAACTCTGATTACAAATTTAAT TCATTCTCAGAATGAAAATCAATATCAATGGATAAGTTATATATTATTGCATAAATTTCTCAACAATATAGCTTTAGATACTAAATATGTAGAAAAACCACAAAGTTATGTTCAAATGATATATGCTTTGCAATTGTACAAAAATTTGACAATATATTTACAACAG GAATTACTAGCATTCTATAAAAATAGTTTAGAACAAAGAAGTTCAGAAGATTTTGAGAAAATACAGAatggatattttatacttttgaaaaaaaatgtttgtgataatccatttattacaTGTTGGATTCTTAACgaattattgttaatttatcCTAAGTCATcagttaatattatttataatctacaaaatttttattttttgctgaTAAAAGAATTGATGGAATTTGAATTATCTAAACAGAAATCAGACAATGACAATTATTTTGGatgtatattatgtattatttcaAAAATGAATATTGTTGAATTTAATGATCCTACATTGTCAAAATGGCTTTTTCCTATGATGTTGAAAACTAAAAATATTCAAGATATTGAATTTGCATTGTATTCAAGAACAGATCATCACTTTTTAAAAAAATGGTGTACTTTTCTTAgtgaattttatatacattcCAAACCTAATAACAATTTGAATCATGTATTGAAAATtcagaaaatattatttcattttccttctGCTTCTGTCCCTATTctaaataagaataatcttaTAGAAAgaataagtaataataaattacattgGATCATAGACATTTTG gacatgtgttatattttaatgataAATGGACGATATAATGATGTTTCATTAATACTATCCTGTACATTATTAAAAGCATTTTGGCCAGTTTTGTTATTTAAAGTTTTGCATGAGTATTCgcaagaagaaatatttttaaataatgctAAGAAAGATTATGATTTCATATGTAAttcaattgaatttttaataccTAAATGTAATTTTGATGTATTATGTGATCCCACATTGAATGAATTACAAAATGTACTgtggaaaaatgtaaaaattttgaaatatatcctAAACTGCAGAAGAGAAGATGTTAAAACAAATAACATATATCATGATGAGATAACAGAGACAACTGACTTTCAGCAAAAGCTTTCTATACAGCAGATATTCAATCTTTTACAACATTTTGATAGTCTTTTAGTATTAAAAATGACAACAGATATATATGAACAAAActatgaaaaagtaaaaaatttattaaaagatgTTTGCGAATCTGAAAATGTTTTCATAGCATATTGTAGTATTTTAAGTGCTTTGAAAGGTGTCTTATTGTGTAATAGTTATGAAGCAAAGCAATCTATTATATCAAAGTACTTTTTTGATATGGATCATTATATAAAAATCTTATTTCCGCTTAATCTACGAATAcaagtaatagaaaatatattttgtttacttTTTTTGCGATATGAAGACTTTGGTCATACACAAAAAAATTATGACAAAAGCTATATAAATAAATCCCATGAGCAATTAAAATTCGAAAGTAAGTGGATGAAACAACATCTAGGAGGTtttatttgtaacaaatatgCTGTGAGAGATATATTATTCCACTTAGAGAATATTATCTCGATAACAGAAACTGCATGCACAGAAGAATCTatagaagaaaaagaacaaattcAAAACAATATTGCTTCTATCAATGCAGCAATAACAAATGCTAAATGGAGATTTGAACTTTATACAACTTCGGaatttactaaaaatattaatatgaaatatgaaaatagaaGTTACTTATCTAAATTTAAACCTAAATCTCTATTAGGTGGAAAGTTACCTTCCGATTGTTCCaaagaaaagatatttttttatcaaGAAGGTAATATTTCAGATGAAACAGAGACAAGATCTAGTAATAGTTCTGAATCAGAACTAGTACATAATACTAAATGGCGAAAACGTTCTAATAGTTTAGTATTAACAACAGATGATATAACAACTAAAGACATCATCCATAAACCATTATTTGTGAACTTTATGCTAGCAACAAAAGAAAGCTTAATTATTAGATGTTTATGGAAAAATGATTATGCAAAAGCACAAGATATTATAGAG ACATGCAATATGAAGAATACCCAGCTAACTGGGGAAGTGCAGTTTTCCAAAGCATTACGTACACTTAGGGAAAATGTATGTAAACAAGCAAATACATTGAAAAATAATGGTCAATCTCCAGAGAACTCACAATTTTCTACACTAGAG aaTATAAGGCTAGTTACACAAGAGGGTATAAAATCCTCTAGACAAACTAGTCAATTTGAAACGTTTTTGATATCTCAAGAAATGAATTTGCGATTATTATCTATGGAAATTCTCACCaataatgaaatattagcaATATGTGCGTTAGATTTGGCTTTAACAATGAGTCAAACTTACCCAATTTCACAGAATCTTTGTGAAATTGCAGTGAAATACTTAAAATTGTGTAAAACATTTGATAATACTGAATATGTATACTTCTTTCATAAATTTTGTCAATTGTTATATGAAAAGAAAGATGTGGTTTCTGTAGAAGATATACTCTGTGATGCAAGAATTGCATTATGCATAAAGGAATGTAAAGAAAAGGAAAACTTTTGGACTGATATTATGATTAATCATCATGAATTTAAAGAATCACAGACTGATAAAGATACaattaatcaaatattaaaagataGTAATTATTTGCCTGGTTTAAAAATACTTAGCAAAATAGTAACAGTTGCTTGCGGATCTCGGAAATATATGCAAAATATGTGCTCTCACTTACAACTTTTACATTCAATTATTCCAACTGAACATACAGTATCTACAGtttctgatttattaaaaattccttTACATTATTATTTTGGTTACCAAATATTTGAACTTAAAATTGAGCCACAAAAACTTGAAGCAATTGCTCATGATTTACAAGTTAATTTGTCGTATAGTATCCTTACAAATACTTGCCCTAAACTTTCTTATCGAGAAGATACAAGTTATACTATTATTAGTAAGGAAAATGGATGTATTGTTTTGAACAAAGCTTCATCTAAGTCG GATTTAAATTACAAGCTTCAAAGACCAAATCAATGCGTTTCAGAGATATTAACAGAAATGTTGCAAATTTTGCATAATTTAAACGTGAATCAATTCCGTTTGGATCCTGATGTTTGTAAAACTATTTTAAACTATTCTGAAATTCAAACTGTATTAAAGAAAACATCTCGTCTTGCAAGTTTAGATTTGAGTGAATTATCTGTGGGTAATGAAACATTAGCATTTCTTTTGAATACATGGAATCTGATGTTTCTACATACTGTTTTAACTATTTGGGGAAATCGTCCTCCTTTTAACAACTTACAGCATGCAATTTCATCAATGTCAGTTGGTTATTTAATTGGTGATTTGGGTTTAGTAACAATTGCTGCACTTAgatcaaaattattaaataacataatgttagaaaatacattttttatacaaGTTGAAGAACTTAATGAACCAGCTTGGCAAGATTTGGACATTACCCATGATCCAAGAGTAATTTTTGTAATGGCTAATGAATTTTTAGGGTCACCTCGTATACAA gtCTATAACTCAGACTCATTGGATGAAGATTTAACTAACGCTTTTCATGAATATCTAAATTATTACTCATGTGAGAAGTCTACTCAAAGTATAGAAAAACAAAAGATAATGTTACTTCCAAAAATTGTAGAACAATATCAAACCTTCATTTCTCAGAattttaaaaatgatttacaGATAAGTAATAACAgtaacaaattattttcaataaatgaTTATTTTAAATCTTTTAATGAAGATATAGTTATACAGTATATGCCACTTTCCTATTCATACAatgtaatattgaaatattcaaattattccAATTCATATAATCATAAACAAATTAATCAGTATAATACTACCTGGAAAAATCATAATATAAGACCAAGTTTATTACAATACTTAGAAGGCCAATATTGGATCGTTTCGTATCTTTTACAAAGGATAAATAATGAAAATCCTACTATTTTAAGAAACAGTTGTGATAACTTGAAACGCACCGCATGTCTTGAAAATCTTTTAACGTCATATTGGACGAAGGAATTGAAactattatttgaaaataatcaaACTCTTGCAGCCATATCCGAGACGATATCAATACAAAAATTGTGGTCTCATTTTGAACTTATGTTAAAGGAAGATGAATTGGATGCTTGTTTGAGACTTATAAATGCTTTGCCAACTCATATTGCTTTAAGCAGCGAATTGCAATGTTTCCGAGATAAAATTCTCAGTCACataatttcgaaaaaaaaagatacattCAACACGGTGATATTGCaatatttatatcaaattaaagatatatatatattaagccagacagtattgtataatgttaACAAATGGCATATAAATATTTGTGAGAATGCATTACTTCATACAGTATATCATGTAGATAACTACAAATTACCTATACATTGTAAGTTACAATTGAATGAAATCTTGCACAGAGTgctaatttttcataaaatgctTCCATATTGTATAATTAAATCCAACGAAATTTCGTATAATATTGTTTATTGTACAGAAAAAGTTGACCCATTACAAATTATCAAATCACTAATCAATGCAGATAAATTTGAATTGTGTTTGGAATGGATGGAATGTCAAGCATTTTCTTTAGAAATACATCCTTCTATAACGCAAGATTTTTTAATTggttttttaaaaaatgaatCTCAAAATTTTAAACAAACTTTAAAG TTTTTTCAGGCATTACCTTTGGATCAGTCAATTAAACTTTGCAAGATTGTCTTAAAAAAATTAGAGTCTATTGACTCATTAAGATTTATTTgcaattatttattacagtatTGTAAAGCAACAGAAACTATAAAATATAGACGAACTCTACTAGGAATTGACATTTTAAGTATGTTAAATGTTCAAGAGAGACCATTATATATTCATCTTATCAAGGAACCGTTATTAATGTTAGAACAATTGCTGATGAATTGTAAATTTGAAAGTATTCAAAGGATATTAAGTAGAATTCAAAACAAATTAAATCAAACGGATATCCCAAGAAGTAGCTTTGACAAAATTATAAGATTCTATGCTCAAAAGTCATTAGATTGCCGTGTATCTCTACAATGTGATTCTATTGAAAACAAACCAAAAAATGTACAACATTCTGCTTCAGAAATAGAAAACATTGAGTTTGTTATGCCTATAGTTGTTCCTACCAAAGAAGAATGGATACCTAATGATAAG GCTGGGAAATGTAGTTGCTGCAAAAGTGTTATATTTTCAATGTTTAATAGACGACATCATTGTCGTAGATGTGGCCGGGTTATTTGTGCAACATGTTCCCAACATCGCATGCAAGTATCTGGTTATCCACCCTCTGTACTTGTTCGCGTATGCACCGACTGTAAACGACAGACCGCATTACAAATGCACACTTTTCAAGGAACAGAGTCCACTCCAAGTAgtgaaatatttgattattggcGATTAACAAGAGACCAGAAACACAATGATACTATCAGGGAAGAATTTTCATTTGAATATGCCCCAAACATTTCTTTATGTTTAGCTATTCTGAATTTGCATTCCGAACATCAAACATATGCTAG TTTTCTATTAGATTGTTGTGACGAAATGAAACGTCTTCTACGACCTGTTAATGGTGGTAGAGTAAATCCTGAAGTTGATCACACAGTTATTATTAAAATGATACGTTCCTTGTTAGTAGCTGCAAAAGTTAAATGTGCCAAGCTTGGTCTTAATACGGGACTAGCTCATTGTGATCGTTTTCTATCGCAAGTGGATCTTATTGCAAGTCTTATTCAATTTGATTGTTTACATTTAATACCATCTGATAGTTTACATGATCACACCCTAAGAAAGTTGAGAgatcttttaattaaaaaagaacaaTGGACTCTTGCTTTAGATGTAAGCACTAAAGCAGGTTTAGAATGTTTAGATACACAAGGAGTTTGGGCAACTTGGGGTAAAGCATGTTTAAAAATGGGATATTTTAATCAAGCACGAGACAAATTTTTCCACTGTCTTGATAAAGTACAGCCTGAGAATTTTGATGATTGGGTAATTCTGTCATATCCAGAAGAATCAGAAATTTTGAGCAAAAATGGAACTCAGAAGCTAATAAATGAAACtaataaaaacaaagaaattaaAGTGGATGAATTAAGCACAAAGAAGATAGAATTTTCAAAAAATCGTCCATTAAAAGATCCGCCATTACTTATAGAAATCCTACAAATATTGGATAATTTAAGCATATACAAGCAATATGTACAGCATCCTCATCAATACAAGTTCAATACCTCGCAagaaatgttaaataattttgGAAGCTTTAAAATCGCTAATCAAAGACAGCTTGATATTAAAAACACATCTGTAACGGTACAAAATATTTGTTATCATGAaagcatttattatttattaacttatgGAAGTTATAACTCAATTTTAGAGTTCTTTTTAAAACACGAGAAATATGATAAATGTCTTATTTTTACTTTAGAAAACAATTTGGAACCCGATTTATTTTTCAATGCAATTTACTTATATTGTTTAAGAAATGGAAGTATTGACAAACTTCATGAAGCAATGATGAACAAGGattcaaatttattaatttggaagaaatatttaatatatatttgtcaTAGTTTAGAAAAAAGACAAtacttgaatattttatatcatttgcAACTTTTTATGAAAGATTTTATACGTGCTGCAATGACTTGTATCCGCTTTTATCTTAACGATGTAAGCGACTATTCAGATTTAAATgctaaaattaatttcttattcGACGCCCAAAAACATTTGGAATCTGAGTtgcaaattgaaattttaagtcGTAAAAGAAAACGAAGTACGAGCTCCATGTATAGCAATCAAGGAATTCTGACAATGGAAATGGAACCATCAGAGATAGATAAACATATAAATTCAATTTCCAGACAAATGGAAATTACAAAGTTTCTAGCAAATTGTGAAAAAGAGGGAAGAGCTCCTATTCACTTTTTAAGCATGTTCCCAAAAAAGGACTCTAATAATTCTTCTAATCTGGAAATACCAACATTATTTGGTGATCAACAACAAAAGATTGACTTGGCTGTTTTAGCCATTCTTTGTGGACGAAATATTGAAGAAGGATTTGGCATAGCATTTAGAATAATCCAAG ATTACAATTTACCACAGCAAAAAGTGTATTCTCTAACTGGACACATTTTGGGAATGAAGAACAATATTTCCGCAATAGAACAATTAATTAAATGTTGTCATACGTCTGGGATTGCAAATTCATATATTATATCAGATTATGTACTGACTCACTGTGTGAAGTTGTTATTAACTCATCAACATGATGAAACTAACTCActtttaaaaaatgatatttataatcttattaaattaataactgACATAGAACTTAAA ATAAATGCATATATCGAATGCAAACAATTAAAAGCAGCATACCTATTAGCTGTGAAACATTCAAGAGCACAAGATATAAGAAAAATTTTGAAGGAATCAGATAGGCTTGGTCGAAATGCTATTAAAGCAATATGTATAAAATGGCTTCAGCAAGAaccaaaattataa
- the LOC117157658 gene encoding LOW QUALITY PROTEIN: uncharacterized protein LOC117157658 (The sequence of the model RefSeq protein was modified relative to this genomic sequence to represent the inferred CDS: substituted 1 base at 1 genomic stop codon), translating into MQINLRDKKVFEIASDNKDYDEQSENEMIQPKELRNLNFYIEDENRYRPLHSYVDSYNKHETINKIQHTNMYFHLKSKIWENSNIGEDDAPFIAGFKENLDKVITTSLSLDNDKNVALLIFTFRLXKTGIQNLQNNSSFSKITNVAANINKNKRSISANIFEDPRYADSTEPGEEAYDYDQFKKEYEGQIEKYINSNKTLNFTDEGKLEEHPKEILQKLVDFKNCTNLTGIFHIKPLNCLMYNYEQQKDKCVVKRTLRKIGLTIKVWFLIYVCVAVPCWCHRGWCCWCFHFKFCFPKKRILFAKQYYASNPPGIFRQIERKEEEEKGPTKYKPTEFEEDTYKKLETAIKNI; encoded by the exons ATGCAGATCAATTTACGAGATAAAAAAGTATTCGAGATTGCCTCTGATAATAAAGATTATGATGAACAAAGTGAAAATGAAATGATACAGCCTAaagaattaagaaatttaaactTTTATATAGAAGATGAAAATAGATACAGACCACTACATTCATATGTAGACAGTTACAATAAACATGAAACCATAAATAAAATACAGCATACAAATATGTATTTCCATTTAAAATCAAAAATATGGGAGAACTCTAATATAGGGGAAGATGATGCACCATTTATTGCTGGTTTTAAGGAAAATCTTGATAAAGTGATTACTACCAGTTTATCATTAGATAATGATAAGAATGTagctttattaatatttactttcaGATTATAAAAGACAGGAATTcaaaatttgcaaaataattcttctttttcaaaGATAACTAATGTTGCTGCTAATATCAATAAGAATAAAAGATCAATTTCTGCAAACATATTTGAAGATCCTAGATATGCTGATAGTACAGAACCAGGAGAAGAAGCCTATGACTATGATCAGTTCAAAAAAGAATATGAAGGACAAATtgagaaatatataaattctaACAAAACTTTGAACTTTACTGATGAGGGAAAACTAGAAGAACATCCTAaagaaatattgcaaaaattagttgattttaaaaattgtacaaaCCTAACTggaatatttcatattaaaccACTAAATTGTTTAATGTACAATTATGAACAACAAAAAGATAAATGTGTTGTTAAAAGAACATTACGCAAAATAGGTCTAACTATTAAAGTTTGGTTTTTGATTTATGTATGTGTTGCAGTTCCTTGTTGGTGCCATAGAG GATGGTGCTGCTGGTGTTTccattttaaattttgttttccaaaaaaaagaatattatttgcaAAGCAATATTATGCAAGTAATCCTCCTGGTATATTCAGacaaattgaaagaaaagaagaagaagaaaaaggaccAACTAAATACAAGCCTACTGAGTTTGAAGAAGACACGtataaaaaattagaaactgcaataaaaaacatataa
- the LOC117154789 gene encoding uncharacterized protein C14orf119 yields MATLLTNEAKLRYIMEWFQEWSEMEKNDFLDILIEECGPPNLVHRLLSKMKHLANVIEDKPTLFECRIKLFRQWSQNWSQQEKDHLLSSIKEADAAFAQKYDEKLLSLSHTEHKQSDKKEI; encoded by the coding sequence ATGGCTACCTTACTCACAAATGAAGCAAAACTACGCTATATAATGGAATGGTTTCAAGAATGGTCTGAAATGGAAAAAAATGACTTTCTGGATATACTTATCGAAGAATGTGGACCTCCGAATCTTGTTCATAGATTGTTATCTAAGATGAAACATTTAGCAAATGTTATAGAGGACAAACCAACTCTGTTTGAATGTCGTATAAAACTCTTTCGACAATGGAGTCAAAATTGGTCTCAGCAGGAAAAAGACCATTTGCTTTCATCAATCAAAGAGGCTGATGCTGCATTTGCACAAAAATATGATGAAAAGCTATTATCATTATCACATACTGAACATAAACAATCTGACAAGAAGGAAATATAA
- the Srp14 gene encoding signal recognition particle 14 — MVLLENDTFLVELIRLFDKCRFSGSIVFTIKRFNGHNKPVPRKGKPALPTPAEFLCLIRATCRSKKISTVVHIKDINKFHQAYWNSLKSSINGLKKLKKVKSAKPKVH; from the exons ATGGTTCTACTAGAAAATGATACG tttttaGTGGAATTAATACGACTTTTCGATAAATGTCGATTTTCTGGTTCTATAGTATTTACTATTAAAAGAT TTAATGGACACAACAAACCAGTGCCAAGAAAAGGCAAGCCTGCGTTACCAACACCAGCTGAATTTCTTTGTTTAATAAGAGCTACATGCAGATCCAAAAAGATTTCTACTGTT GTACATATTAAGGACATAAATAAGTTCCATCAAGCATATTGGAATTCGTTAAAGTCAAGTATCAATGGCCTTAAGAAACTAAAAAAGGTTAAATCTGCAAAACCTAAAGTTCATTAA